One Nonomuraea angiospora DNA segment encodes these proteins:
- a CDS encoding phenylacetate--CoA ligase family protein has protein sequence MFGTAVRQLGYAWTMMSGRRFRIKDVRALVEDTRATMEAFGSPGEGSDDMLAAADPEIQEDLTKRRLRRTIRHARAEVPYYRGLESDDLAGIAPTPKQALRGMSAAFVSELARPAVLAHTTGTTGSPTLVWFSAYEIELMSSMAALAAMLNGGLRSEHLWANAISSRSIAQIVAERAVPMTGAGFVHLGMIDPRATLDRLATPMHVPGKQPLITHLNVTASYLAALVQEAERGGWSPRDFGLVEVTSGGEVLTDALRLRAEEALGARVYDGYSMTEVAPVTGRVCDDGHLHLPADQGLIEVLDPVTMEPAGPDALGVLVITPFSTFRDTTLLLRYVTGDLVRTLPEPPTCALAAIPATSRILGRAVDGDVTTRDVLDLLQAEHALPLPTRFAVEDGILHVVSGKDDPALLGRLEERAAATKLEGIVLVESPDDLPRPCHVRADLIEQSFEHAAHLPIGVR, from the coding sequence GTGTTCGGCACAGCGGTGCGGCAACTGGGCTACGCGTGGACGATGATGTCCGGCCGCAGGTTCCGGATCAAGGACGTGCGGGCGCTGGTGGAGGACACGCGGGCGACCATGGAGGCGTTCGGGTCGCCCGGCGAGGGCTCCGACGACATGCTCGCCGCCGCCGACCCGGAGATTCAGGAGGACCTCACGAAGCGGCGCCTGCGCCGGACGATCCGGCACGCCCGCGCGGAGGTCCCGTACTACCGCGGCCTGGAGTCGGACGACCTGGCCGGCATCGCGCCCACCCCCAAGCAGGCGCTGCGCGGCATGTCCGCCGCGTTCGTCTCCGAGCTGGCCCGTCCCGCCGTGCTCGCGCACACGACCGGCACGACCGGCAGCCCCACGCTCGTGTGGTTCTCCGCGTACGAGATCGAGCTGATGTCGTCGATGGCGGCGCTCGCCGCGATGCTGAACGGCGGCCTGCGCTCCGAGCACCTGTGGGCCAATGCCATCAGCTCCCGTTCCATCGCCCAGATCGTGGCCGAGCGGGCGGTGCCGATGACGGGCGCGGGCTTCGTACACCTCGGCATGATCGACCCGCGCGCCACCCTCGACCGGCTGGCCACCCCGATGCACGTCCCCGGCAAGCAGCCCCTCATCACGCACCTGAACGTGACCGCCTCCTATCTGGCCGCGCTGGTGCAGGAGGCCGAGCGCGGCGGCTGGAGCCCGCGCGACTTCGGGCTCGTCGAGGTGACGTCCGGCGGCGAGGTGCTCACCGACGCGCTGCGCCTGCGGGCGGAGGAGGCCCTGGGGGCCAGGGTCTACGACGGCTACTCCATGACCGAGGTCGCGCCCGTCACCGGGCGGGTCTGCGACGACGGTCACCTGCATCTCCCCGCCGACCAGGGTCTGATCGAGGTGCTCGACCCGGTCACCATGGAGCCCGCCGGGCCGGACGCGCTCGGCGTCCTGGTCATCACCCCCTTCTCCACCTTCCGCGACACCACGCTGCTGCTGCGCTACGTCACCGGCGACCTGGTCAGAACCCTGCCCGAGCCGCCCACGTGCGCGCTGGCGGCGATCCCGGCGACCTCCCGCATCCTGGGACGCGCGGTGGACGGCGACGTGACCACCCGTGACGTGCTGGACCTGCTGCAGGCCGAGCACGCGCTGCCGCTGCCGACCAGGTTCGCGGTCGAGGACGGGATCCTGCACGTCGTGTCGGGCAAGGACGACCCGGCGCTGCTCGGCCGGCTGGAGGAGCGGGCCGCCGCGACGAAGCTCGAGGGCATCGTGCTGGTCGAGAGCCCCGACGACCTGCCGCGCCCCTGCCACGTCCGGGCGGACCTGATCGAGCAGAGCTTCGAGCACGCCGCGCACCTCCCGATCGGAGTCCGATGA
- a CDS encoding AfsR/SARP family transcriptional regulator, whose amino-acid sequence MRVQGADGPVRLSAKQRAVLSVLLLHPNVVISTERLVAAVWDDPPRSAVANLQTYVSQLRRVVSGTALRLRTEPSGYACELSPDRLDLLAFEDVVRRARRARQAGEHQAAEQAYKTAVSLWRGRPAEDSRLGSAMEPRIAELEEQLLLARSEWIDVRLELGGEDLVVELRTLVAGHPLRERLWAQLMLALHRSGRRSEALDAFRQARAVLSSELGIEPGRELADLHAALLAGDPAPSATVSQRVPLCQLPADTSDFVGRKAELDVLLPAARARPERMSPPIVVVSGLPGVGKTTLTVHAAHLLRADYPDGQVFLRLGRDAAGPRRPEDLLGELLRSLGVDGTLVPGPLEERASLLRQRLADMGVLIVLDDAQDETQVRHLLPGTARSCVLVTSRSRLPALEGATRLQLDLPGEHDARLLLERVAGGARFRAAPEAARAILKACGLLPLAIRVAGARLAIRPAWPVGVFASRLEDRRLDELIVGGLDVRSTFGESYAALPEPARRAFRLLGLADLGSIAEWSAAALLGSSGLETDAALETLVARGMLDSGEVDGAGQPRYRLHDLLRVYAEERARVEDDPQEQRAALTRHVRECLRRLRAATSDLPIPTAPPFPQAEGMDGVGIAWLAAERRTLVHSVSAAVELGMAEEAAELAHHLSAYLNLEGFFDDVERLQRIVIAAAPSERIALRAELLLAGVPLSRGAYGPSGEHFGRIYQDCLRIGDSHGAAYALINRAACLHGAGLFEEGLEEAHRAIALLEELGDEGGLDYAWTWPVYMHMELGRYGEAVRLCQERLARTGEDRRARGDLLRALGIARYRHGEVAEAVWCYQESLVISELIGDRVAASRGLRRLGEALGALGRFDEAVEALDRARSLFRECGDGLGEALATYALGEVRLRQGRAAEALGLLVTARDGLGPGGPPTWRARVLRELGRAYAELGEHPCAAAVWRQSAELFESGPERAQVEDFLSADQD is encoded by the coding sequence TTGCGCGTACAAGGCGCGGACGGGCCCGTTCGGCTGAGCGCCAAGCAGCGCGCGGTGCTGAGCGTCCTGCTGCTCCACCCCAACGTCGTGATCTCGACCGAGCGCTTGGTCGCCGCCGTCTGGGACGACCCGCCGCGCTCGGCCGTGGCCAACCTCCAGACCTACGTCTCCCAGCTGCGCCGCGTCGTCAGCGGCACCGCGCTGCGCCTGCGCACGGAGCCCTCCGGGTACGCGTGCGAGCTGTCACCCGACCGGCTCGACCTGCTCGCGTTCGAGGACGTCGTACGCCGGGCGCGGCGCGCGCGGCAGGCGGGCGAGCACCAGGCCGCGGAGCAGGCCTACAAGACGGCGGTGTCCCTGTGGCGGGGCAGGCCGGCCGAGGACAGCCGGCTCGGCAGCGCGATGGAGCCCAGGATCGCCGAGCTGGAGGAGCAGCTCCTCCTGGCCAGGTCCGAGTGGATCGACGTCCGGCTGGAGCTCGGCGGCGAAGACCTGGTGGTCGAGCTGCGCACGCTGGTCGCCGGCCACCCGCTGCGCGAGCGGCTGTGGGCACAGCTCATGCTGGCCCTGCACAGGAGCGGGCGGCGCAGCGAGGCGCTCGACGCCTTCCGCCAGGCCCGCGCGGTGCTCAGCAGCGAGCTGGGCATCGAGCCGGGCCGCGAGCTGGCCGACCTGCACGCCGCCCTGCTGGCCGGCGACCCCGCGCCGAGCGCCACGGTCTCCCAGCGCGTGCCGCTGTGCCAGCTGCCCGCCGACACCTCCGACTTCGTGGGCCGCAAGGCCGAGCTGGACGTGCTGCTCCCCGCCGCGCGGGCCCGGCCGGAGCGGATGTCGCCGCCCATCGTGGTCGTGTCGGGGCTGCCCGGAGTGGGGAAGACCACGCTCACCGTGCACGCGGCGCACCTGTTACGCGCCGACTACCCCGACGGGCAGGTCTTCCTGCGGCTGGGCCGGGACGCGGCCGGCCCGCGGCGGCCGGAGGACCTGCTCGGCGAGCTGCTGCGCTCGCTGGGCGTGGACGGCACGCTGGTCCCGGGGCCGCTGGAGGAGCGGGCGAGCCTGCTCAGGCAGCGCCTGGCCGACATGGGCGTGCTCATCGTGCTCGACGACGCCCAGGACGAGACGCAGGTGCGCCACCTGCTGCCCGGCACCGCGCGCAGCTGCGTGCTGGTGACGTCCAGGTCGCGGCTGCCCGCCCTGGAGGGGGCCACCCGGCTGCAGCTCGACCTGCCCGGCGAGCACGACGCCCGGCTGCTGCTTGAGCGGGTGGCGGGCGGGGCGCGCTTCCGCGCCGCGCCGGAGGCCGCGCGGGCGATCCTGAAGGCCTGCGGGCTGCTGCCGCTGGCGATCAGGGTCGCGGGCGCGCGGCTGGCGATCCGCCCGGCCTGGCCGGTCGGCGTGTTCGCCAGCAGGCTGGAGGACCGGCGGCTCGACGAGCTGATCGTGGGCGGGCTGGACGTGCGGAGCACGTTCGGGGAGAGCTACGCGGCCCTGCCGGAGCCGGCGCGGCGGGCGTTCAGGCTGCTCGGGCTGGCCGACCTGGGGAGCATCGCCGAGTGGTCGGCGGCGGCCCTGCTCGGCTCGTCCGGGCTGGAGACGGACGCGGCGCTGGAGACGCTGGTCGCCAGGGGGATGCTCGACTCGGGCGAGGTCGACGGGGCGGGGCAGCCGCGTTACCGCCTGCACGACCTGTTACGCGTGTACGCCGAAGAGCGGGCCCGGGTCGAGGACGACCCGCAGGAGCAGCGGGCGGCGCTGACTCGGCACGTGCGGGAGTGCCTGCGCCGGCTCAGGGCGGCCACCAGCGACCTGCCCATCCCGACGGCGCCGCCCTTCCCGCAGGCGGAGGGGATGGACGGCGTGGGGATCGCGTGGCTGGCCGCGGAGCGCAGGACGCTCGTCCACAGCGTGTCGGCGGCCGTCGAGCTGGGGATGGCGGAGGAGGCGGCCGAGCTGGCGCACCACCTGTCGGCGTACCTGAACCTGGAGGGGTTCTTCGACGACGTGGAGCGGCTGCAGCGGATCGTGATCGCGGCGGCGCCGAGCGAGCGGATCGCGCTGCGGGCCGAGCTGCTGCTGGCCGGGGTGCCGCTGTCGCGCGGGGCTTACGGGCCGTCGGGAGAGCACTTCGGCCGGATATATCAGGACTGCTTGCGGATCGGGGACTCGCACGGGGCCGCGTACGCGCTGATCAACCGGGCGGCCTGCCTCCACGGGGCCGGGCTGTTCGAGGAGGGGCTGGAGGAGGCGCACCGGGCCATCGCCCTGCTGGAGGAGCTGGGCGACGAGGGCGGGCTCGACTACGCCTGGACGTGGCCCGTCTACATGCACATGGAGCTGGGCCGGTACGGCGAGGCGGTGCGGCTCTGCCAGGAGCGGCTGGCCAGGACGGGGGAGGACCGGCGGGCCCGCGGCGACCTGCTGCGGGCCCTGGGCATCGCCCGCTACCGGCACGGCGAGGTGGCCGAGGCCGTGTGGTGCTACCAGGAGAGCCTGGTGATCAGCGAGCTGATCGGGGACCGCGTCGCGGCCAGCAGGGGGCTGCGCAGGCTCGGTGAGGCGCTGGGGGCGCTCGGGCGCTTCGACGAGGCCGTGGAGGCGCTCGACCGGGCCAGGTCGCTCTTCCGCGAGTGCGGGGACGGGCTGGGGGAGGCGCTGGCCACGTACGCGCTGGGCGAGGTGCGGCTGCGGCAGGGGCGCGCCGCGGAGGCGCTCGGCCTGCTGGTCACCGCCCGCGACGGGCTCGGCCCCGGCGGGCCGCCGACCTGGCGGGCCCGCGTGCTCAGGGAGCTCGGCCGCGCGTACGCCGAGCTGGGGGAGCACCCGTGCGCGGCGGCGGTGTGGCGCCAGTCGGCCGAGCTGTTCGAGAGCGGGCCGGAACGGGCCCAGGTCGAGGACTTCCTGAGCGCGGACCAGGACTGA
- a CDS encoding YbaB/EbfC family nucleoid-associated protein — MRAYADELRDMFRQIQDAGMELHAQARAVQFTEKSRDGLVSVTVGPRGELVRLDLDPRIYRRPEARQLADTIVETAQRAAAGARERVTEILEPVIPRAELEAHLDGDVETALTQLAERMEGER, encoded by the coding sequence ATGAGGGCATACGCCGACGAGCTGCGCGACATGTTCCGGCAGATCCAGGACGCCGGCATGGAGCTGCATGCCCAGGCCAGAGCGGTCCAGTTCACCGAGAAGTCGCGCGACGGCCTGGTGTCGGTCACGGTCGGCCCGCGCGGCGAGCTCGTTCGGCTCGACCTGGACCCGCGCATCTACCGGCGGCCCGAGGCCCGGCAGCTGGCCGACACGATCGTCGAGACGGCTCAGCGGGCGGCGGCCGGCGCCCGCGAGCGCGTCACGGAGATCCTCGAGCCGGTGATCCCCCGGGCGGAGCTCGAGGCGCACCTTGACGGCGACGTCGAAACCGCCCTGACGCAACTCGCCGAGCGGATGGAGGGTGAACGATGA
- a CDS encoding glycoside hydrolase family 15 protein encodes MGYLPIGEHGLIGDLRTVALVGTDGTIDWYCCPRFDAPSVFGSILDAERGGCFELAADLDIRTRQFYIPDTNVLVTRFFADEGMAEVQDFMPVVEGETHEADRHRLIRRLICVRGSLPFRVVVAPRFDYAAQEHTVRMHDGRATFDSSGLSLTLTSTVPLESDGRDVRARFTLSEGEQAVFALDRTDLGLGPKSCALAEAEQELAGTVRFWRSWLAGSRYRGRWREMVHRSALTLKLLTYAPTGGIVAAPTTSLPEQIGGPRNWDYRYVWVRDAAFCVYALLRLGFTEEAEAFMNFLSKNVTLGRGDPSGPLQIMYGIDGRIEFPERELHHLEGYRGSAPVRVGNAAAGQLQMDIYGALIDSVYLYDKWGQPISSDRWDELCTLVDWVSDNWDQPDEGIWETRGGRKNFVYSRLMCWVAIERAMRMAIRRGLPADIPRWREARDGIYRQIMRKGYSATLNAFVQHFGEDVLDAAVLMMPLAKFVSPMDPKWLSTLDALAEGLVSDSLVYRYDPEVSPDGLQGSEGTFSICTFWYVEALARAGRVEEARRVFDNILSYANHLGLYAEEIGRSGEQLGNFPQAFTHLALISAAFNLDHALG; translated from the coding sequence ATGGGATATCTGCCGATCGGCGAACATGGGCTGATCGGCGACCTGCGAACGGTCGCCCTGGTCGGCACGGACGGCACGATCGACTGGTACTGCTGCCCGCGCTTCGACGCGCCGAGCGTGTTCGGGTCGATCCTGGACGCCGAGCGGGGCGGCTGTTTCGAACTGGCCGCCGACCTCGACATCCGGACCAGGCAGTTCTACATTCCCGACACGAACGTGCTGGTCACGCGGTTCTTCGCGGACGAGGGCATGGCCGAGGTCCAGGACTTCATGCCGGTCGTCGAGGGGGAGACGCACGAGGCCGACCGGCACCGGCTGATCAGGCGGCTGATCTGCGTACGCGGCTCGCTGCCGTTCCGCGTGGTGGTCGCGCCCCGCTTCGACTACGCCGCGCAGGAGCACACCGTACGCATGCACGACGGCCGGGCCACGTTCGACTCGTCCGGGCTGTCCCTGACGCTGACCTCGACCGTGCCGCTGGAGAGCGACGGGCGTGACGTGCGGGCGCGGTTCACGCTCTCCGAGGGCGAGCAGGCCGTCTTCGCGCTCGACCGGACGGACTTGGGGCTCGGCCCGAAGTCGTGCGCGCTCGCCGAGGCCGAGCAGGAGCTGGCCGGCACGGTGCGGTTCTGGCGGTCGTGGCTGGCCGGCTCCCGTTACCGCGGCAGGTGGCGGGAGATGGTGCACCGCTCGGCGCTGACGCTGAAGCTGCTCACGTACGCGCCGACCGGCGGCATCGTCGCGGCCCCCACCACGAGCCTGCCGGAGCAGATCGGCGGCCCGCGCAACTGGGACTACCGCTACGTGTGGGTGCGCGACGCGGCCTTCTGCGTGTACGCGCTGCTCAGGCTGGGCTTCACCGAAGAGGCCGAGGCGTTCATGAACTTCCTGTCGAAGAACGTCACGCTCGGCCGCGGCGACCCGTCGGGCCCGCTGCAGATCATGTACGGCATCGACGGCCGCATCGAGTTCCCGGAGCGCGAGCTCCACCACCTGGAGGGCTACCGCGGATCAGCCCCGGTACGCGTGGGCAACGCCGCCGCCGGCCAGCTCCAGATGGACATCTACGGCGCCCTCATCGACTCCGTCTACCTGTACGACAAGTGGGGCCAGCCCATCTCCAGCGACCGCTGGGACGAGCTGTGCACGCTGGTCGACTGGGTCTCCGACAACTGGGACCAGCCGGACGAAGGCATCTGGGAGACCCGCGGCGGGCGCAAGAACTTCGTCTACTCCAGGCTCATGTGCTGGGTGGCCATCGAGCGGGCCATGCGCATGGCCATCCGCCGCGGGCTCCCGGCCGACATACCGCGCTGGCGCGAGGCCCGCGACGGCATCTACCGCCAGATCATGCGCAAGGGCTATTCGGCCACGCTGAACGCCTTCGTCCAGCACTTCGGCGAGGACGTGCTGGACGCGGCGGTGCTGATGATGCCCCTGGCCAAGTTCGTCTCGCCGATGGACCCGAAATGGCTGTCCACGCTCGACGCGCTCGCCGAAGGGCTGGTCTCCGACTCGCTGGTCTACCGCTACGACCCCGAGGTCAGCCCCGACGGGCTGCAGGGCTCGGAGGGCACGTTCTCGATCTGCACGTTCTGGTACGTCGAGGCGCTGGCCAGGGCGGGCCGGGTGGAGGAGGCTCGCAGGGTCTTCGACAACATCCTGAGCTACGCCAACCACCTGGGCCTGTACGCCGAGGAGATCGGGCGCTCCGGGGAGCAGCTCGGCAACTTCCCCCAGGCGTTCACCCATCTGGCGCTGATCAGCGCGGCCTTCAACCTCGATCACGCCCTGGGTTGA
- a CDS encoding SseB family protein — MTSSDHEPATPFEERLWAAHRDGQGALCLSLLRDADLALPITAAAAAGTETPAWATAADGERTWLLAYTSVEAMRLATGGVATHCRVLSLVELAAGWPDLRWGLAINPGLTAAFLLEPGTVARLAVPTLAQDLALDPGSGVPAVQKLLSPAALHDLLTGGEPRVSGYCHHALDVSHIATPVVLADALGQPDLLTENGSLNILRWRPVGLAGYRTPYGGTDEEGRAAVAGWVIEEPPFVGMGLVPNVDQVIREYKVYGVGLPHGAEIWELTSGGTEHRRAIYHGDLGRWLLVGRRTG; from the coding sequence ATGACGTCGAGTGATCACGAACCGGCCACGCCGTTCGAGGAGCGGTTGTGGGCGGCGCACCGGGACGGGCAGGGCGCGCTGTGCCTGAGCCTGCTCCGCGACGCGGACCTGGCGCTGCCGATCACCGCCGCCGCGGCGGCCGGGACCGAGACTCCCGCGTGGGCGACCGCCGCCGACGGCGAGCGGACGTGGCTGCTCGCCTACACCTCCGTGGAGGCGATGCGGCTGGCCACCGGGGGCGTCGCCACGCACTGCCGCGTCCTGTCACTGGTCGAGCTGGCGGCCGGCTGGCCGGACCTCCGGTGGGGGCTGGCGATCAACCCGGGGCTGACGGCCGCCTTCCTGCTGGAGCCGGGGACGGTGGCCAGGCTGGCGGTGCCCACGCTGGCCCAGGACCTCGCGCTCGACCCCGGCTCGGGGGTGCCGGCGGTCCAGAAGCTGCTGTCCCCCGCCGCCCTCCACGACCTGCTGACCGGGGGCGAGCCGCGCGTCTCCGGCTACTGCCATCACGCCCTGGACGTCTCGCACATCGCGACGCCCGTCGTGCTCGCCGACGCGCTGGGGCAGCCGGACCTGCTGACCGAGAACGGCTCCTTGAACATCCTGCGCTGGCGCCCCGTCGGCCTGGCCGGCTACCGCACCCCCTACGGCGGGACCGACGAGGAGGGCAGGGCCGCGGTGGCGGGCTGGGTGATCGAGGAGCCGCCGTTCGTGGGGATGGGCCTGGTGCCGAACGTCGACCAGGTCATCCGCGAGTACAAGGTGTACGGCGTGGGCCTGCCGCACGGCGCGGAGATCTGGGAGCTCACCTCGGGAGGGACGGAGCACCGGCGCGCGATCTACCACGGCGACCTGGGGCGGTGGCTGCTGGTCGGGAGGCGGACGGGATGA